In Sphingobium sp. B2D3C, a genomic segment contains:
- a CDS encoding ABC transporter permease, producing the protein MSRADPDPGLAQVEAGAGAMAGSSRRRLLALIVKEYAQIRRDPSTFLIAFAMPLLLLFLFGYAISLDPRDTKIALVVQDDSAPAARLAQAYAHSPYFQATPLNAVLPARALMQQGAIRGFVVIPPDFGRAMAQGTPQPIQIVTDGTQPNQANFVASYAEGVRQTWMADELGMRLGRRAAPPIDVSQRMWFNPGLQSRYFLVPGAIAIVMTMIGTLLTALVVAREWERGTMEALLATPMRMTEFILSKVLPYFLLGMVSMALCTVIAVTAFGLPFHGSIFALFAIAAAFLLPALGLGLFISAATRNQFVASQVALLASFLPTFLLSGFIFEIGSMPWPIQALTYAVPARYLIPALQTVFMAGDIWAIILPNILIMLGFGLLFFILCFRATRRSLD; encoded by the coding sequence ATGAGCAGGGCCGATCCCGACCCGGGTCTGGCGCAGGTGGAGGCGGGTGCCGGCGCCATGGCGGGCTCTTCGCGCCGCCGGCTGCTGGCGCTGATCGTCAAGGAATATGCCCAAATCCGGCGCGATCCTTCGACCTTCCTCATCGCCTTTGCGATGCCCCTGCTGCTGCTCTTCCTCTTTGGTTATGCGATTTCCCTCGATCCGCGCGACACCAAGATCGCTTTGGTCGTGCAGGATGACAGCGCGCCGGCCGCGCGGCTGGCGCAGGCCTATGCCCATTCGCCCTATTTCCAGGCCACCCCGCTCAATGCCGTGCTGCCCGCCCGCGCGCTGATGCAGCAGGGGGCGATCCGTGGTTTCGTCGTCATTCCGCCCGATTTCGGCCGGGCCATGGCCCAGGGCACGCCGCAGCCGATCCAGATCGTCACCGATGGCACTCAGCCCAATCAGGCGAATTTCGTCGCCAGTTATGCCGAGGGGGTGCGGCAAACATGGATGGCCGACGAGCTGGGGATGCGGCTCGGGCGCAGGGCTGCGCCGCCCATCGATGTCTCCCAGCGCATGTGGTTCAATCCGGGCCTGCAGAGCCGCTATTTCCTCGTGCCCGGCGCTATCGCCATCGTGATGACGATGATCGGGACGCTGCTCACCGCGCTGGTCGTCGCGCGTGAATGGGAGCGCGGCACCATGGAGGCGCTGCTGGCCACGCCGATGCGGATGACCGAGTTCATTCTCTCCAAGGTGCTGCCCTATTTCCTGCTCGGCATGGTCTCAATGGCGCTGTGCACCGTGATTGCCGTGACCGCCTTCGGGCTGCCCTTCCACGGGTCGATCTTCGCCCTGTTCGCCATCGCTGCCGCCTTTCTGCTGCCGGCGCTGGGGCTGGGGCTGTTCATCTCGGCGGCGACGCGCAACCAGTTCGTGGCGAGTCAGGTGGCGTTGCTCGCCTCCTTCCTGCCCACCTTCCTGCTCTCCGGCTTCATCTTCGAGATCGGATCGATGCCCTGGCCGATCCAGGCGCTGACCTATGCCGTGCCGGCGCGCTACCTCATTCCCGCGCTGCAAACCGTGTTCATGGCCGGGGACATCTGGGCGATCATCCTGCCCAATATCCTCATCATGCTGGGCTTTGGCCTCCTGTTCTTCATCCTCTGCTTCCGCGCGACGCGGCGGAGCCTCGACTGA
- a CDS encoding ATP-binding cassette domain-containing protein: protein MSDLAPVAGDSQPVATATGIVKAFGDTRALGGVDLVVVPGKVTGLVGPDGAGKTTLIRVLAGLMRADQGAVSILGAPPADRLDSIGYMPQRFGLYEDLTVRENLVLYAEMRGLPRDAQESVFKRLLEFTDLARFQARPAGKLSGGMKQKLGLACALVSTPPLLLLDEPGVGVDPISRRELWAMVAELTKEGIGVLWSTAYLDEAELCDTVYLLSEGRTLFTGPPATLTDAISDRVIRVTGFAERRRQALTRALDRLDVIDGTLQGRAIRLLIGEGHAVPDADALDMGPETQVSRAPARFEDGFIERLGGGPEGTSALAAAYREIPASDAPAIEARGLTKRFGDFTAARDVSFTVPRGRIFGLLGPNGAGKSTTFKMLCGLLTPSEGSGSVAGHDLRRAAAQARGSLGYMAQKFSLYGDLSVAQNLDFFAGAYDLAGAQARAAIERVTDIFELGGNLKRNAGTLPLGFKQRLALACAVMHEPPVLFLDEPTSGVDPVMRREFWTHINGLVRRGVTVLVTTHFMDEAEYCDDVTLIYRARQIASGPPDSLKAKAGELTGKDDPTMEDAFIALIEASDAHRDAEAAA from the coding sequence ATGAGTGACCTCGCGCCAGTCGCTGGCGATAGCCAGCCGGTCGCGACGGCCACGGGGATCGTGAAAGCGTTCGGCGACACACGTGCGCTCGGCGGGGTCGACCTGGTGGTGGTGCCGGGCAAGGTCACCGGGCTGGTCGGGCCGGATGGCGCCGGCAAGACGACGTTGATTCGCGTGCTGGCCGGGCTGATGCGGGCGGACCAGGGCGCCGTTTCCATTCTCGGCGCGCCGCCGGCCGACCGCCTTGATTCGATCGGCTACATGCCGCAGCGCTTCGGCCTCTATGAAGACCTGACCGTGCGTGAGAATCTCGTCCTTTATGCCGAGATGCGGGGTCTGCCGCGCGATGCGCAGGAGAGCGTCTTCAAGCGCCTGCTCGAATTCACCGATCTCGCCCGCTTTCAGGCGCGCCCGGCCGGCAAGCTCTCGGGTGGCATGAAGCAGAAGCTGGGCCTGGCCTGCGCGCTGGTGAGCACGCCGCCATTGCTGCTGCTGGACGAGCCGGGCGTGGGCGTCGATCCGATCAGCCGCCGCGAGTTGTGGGCCATGGTTGCTGAGCTGACCAAGGAGGGCATCGGCGTGCTCTGGTCCACCGCCTATCTCGATGAGGCCGAGCTGTGCGACACGGTGTACCTGCTGAGCGAGGGACGGACGCTGTTCACCGGCCCGCCGGCCACGCTGACCGATGCGATCAGCGACCGCGTGATTCGGGTCACCGGCTTTGCGGAGCGTCGGCGGCAGGCGCTCACCCGCGCACTCGACCGGCTGGACGTGATCGACGGCACCTTGCAGGGCCGCGCGATCCGCCTGCTCATCGGCGAAGGCCATGCGGTGCCTGATGCCGATGCACTCGATATGGGGCCGGAAACGCAGGTGTCTCGGGCACCCGCGCGCTTCGAGGATGGGTTCATCGAGCGGCTGGGGGGCGGGCCGGAAGGGACCAGCGCGCTGGCGGCGGCCTATCGCGAGATTCCCGCCAGCGATGCACCGGCCATCGAAGCCAGGGGGCTGACCAAAAGATTCGGCGACTTCACGGCGGCGCGCGATGTGAGCTTCACGGTTCCGCGTGGCCGGATTTTCGGCCTGCTCGGGCCAAATGGCGCCGGCAAATCGACCACGTTCAAGATGCTGTGTGGCCTGCTCACGCCGAGTGAGGGCAGCGGATCGGTGGCCGGGCACGATTTGCGCCGGGCCGCCGCACAGGCCCGCGGATCGCTGGGCTATATGGCGCAGAAATTCTCGCTCTATGGCGATCTGTCGGTCGCCCAGAATCTCGATTTCTTCGCCGGGGCTTATGATCTGGCTGGCGCACAGGCGCGCGCGGCGATCGAGCGTGTGACGGACATTTTCGAGCTCGGCGGCAACCTCAAGCGCAATGCCGGGACGCTGCCGCTCGGCTTCAAGCAGCGCCTCGCTCTGGCCTGCGCGGTGATGCACGAGCCGCCGGTGCTGTTCCTCGATGAGCCGACATCCGGTGTCGATCCGGTGATGCGCCGCGAGTTCTGGACGCATATCAACGGACTCGTCCGGCGCGGCGTCACGGTACTGGTCACCACCCATTTCATGGACGAGGCCGAATATTGCGACGATGTGACGCTCATCTATCGCGCGCGGCAGATCGCCAGCGGTCCGCCCGATTCGCTCAAGGCCAAAGCCGGCGAACTGACCGGCAAGGATGATCCCACGATGGAGGATGCGTTCATCGCCCTCATCGAGGCGTCCGACGCCCACCGGGACGCGGAGGCAGCGGCATGA
- a CDS encoding CerR family C-terminal domain-containing protein — protein sequence MDTETPARSDLPLQIIEAALEQFGRFGFDGASTREIARASGTAMSSITYHFGSKEGLYLACADHIASVVGSIYAPLIAIIEKQPPQTPAQARTQMLALLETLARFLLSSRSATFAQFVAREQQHPTEAFTRLYDGLIGPLVETAILLSAVARPSLAEAERRPLILHIMGMALILRLGRACVVRTMQVPDLDSATGEALVASLLKSAETLLTEE from the coding sequence GTGGACACAGAAACCCCTGCAAGAAGCGATCTTCCGTTGCAGATTATCGAAGCTGCCTTGGAGCAATTCGGCCGCTTCGGTTTCGATGGGGCAAGCACGCGCGAAATTGCCCGCGCTAGCGGGACGGCGATGTCCTCGATCACCTATCATTTCGGCTCCAAGGAAGGGCTGTACCTCGCCTGCGCCGACCATATCGCCTCCGTCGTGGGCAGTATCTACGCGCCGCTGATCGCCATCATCGAGAAGCAGCCACCGCAGACGCCCGCGCAGGCCCGCACACAGATGCTGGCGCTGCTGGAGACGCTGGCGCGCTTCCTGCTCTCGTCGCGCTCGGCGACCTTTGCGCAGTTCGTGGCGCGCGAGCAGCAGCACCCGACCGAGGCCTTCACGCGCCTCTACGATGGATTGATCGGGCCGCTGGTGGAGACCGCGATCCTGCTCTCTGCCGTCGCGCGGCCCTCGCTCGCCGAAGCGGAGCGCCGCCCGCTGATCCTCCATATCATGGGCATGGCGCTGATTTTGCGCCTCGGCCGCGCCTGCGTGGTGCGGACCATGCAAGTGCCCGATCTCGATTCCGCCACGGGCGAGGCGCTGGTCGCCAGCCTGCTCAAGTCCGCCGAAACCCTGCTCACCGAGGAATGA
- a CDS encoding efflux transporter outer membrane subunit: MRVTSLPPLAGAALAPLLLSACALGPAYAPPQTQLADRWLGEAGTGAVQAERWWEQLHDPMLNGLVEQMLARNPDLREAQARVAEARANRDAVRGGRLPQVTTSASGNQVVLSENGQMPVGQIPGFARDFPLFDVGFDASWELDLWGRQARQSEAAQARSEAAALSAQAVRMQLIAELARAYVGLRQAQADLAVAQEMLAARTQLADLAGLLERAGEANAIDAGRARGEAETARLAVTQAQAGVRSAAVQVARLVGKEPAALVPQLEQPGAIPAPPPAIAAGLPSELLRRRPDILGAERELAAATADIGVARADLFPRLSLSLAVGQQARAIGDLVSGDSTRLQGGGGLFWPLFNGGRARAMVRAADARAQAAAARYDGAVVGALADSEDAINRFDRSVEGLAAARETLAREEAAYALVSRRQAAGEDDRLALARAALARQSAMQQLNRAQAGAVQAAIALHKALGGGWTSESQASMEPDGAR; encoded by the coding sequence ATGCGTGTTACCTCTCTTCCTCCGCTCGCCGGCGCTGCGCTGGCACCACTCCTGCTCTCCGCTTGCGCGCTCGGTCCCGCCTATGCGCCGCCGCAGACCCAACTGGCGGATCGCTGGCTGGGCGAGGCTGGGACGGGCGCCGTGCAGGCCGAGCGGTGGTGGGAGCAGTTGCACGATCCCATGCTCAACGGGCTGGTCGAGCAGATGCTGGCCCGCAATCCGGACCTGCGCGAGGCACAGGCGCGGGTCGCGGAGGCGCGGGCGAATCGCGATGCCGTGCGCGGCGGGCGCCTGCCGCAGGTGACGACGAGCGCCAGCGGCAATCAGGTGGTGCTGAGCGAGAATGGCCAGATGCCGGTGGGCCAGATTCCCGGTTTCGCGCGGGACTTCCCACTGTTCGATGTCGGCTTCGACGCCAGCTGGGAACTTGATTTGTGGGGCCGGCAGGCGCGTCAAAGTGAGGCCGCGCAGGCGCGTAGCGAGGCGGCGGCGCTCTCGGCGCAAGCGGTGCGGATGCAGCTCATCGCGGAGCTGGCCCGGGCCTATGTCGGTCTGCGGCAGGCGCAGGCGGATCTTGCGGTCGCGCAGGAGATGCTTGCCGCGCGCACGCAGCTTGCCGATCTGGCGGGGCTGCTGGAGCGTGCTGGCGAAGCCAATGCCATCGATGCCGGCCGCGCGCGGGGCGAGGCCGAGACCGCCCGGCTGGCGGTAACGCAGGCGCAGGCCGGCGTGCGGAGCGCAGCGGTGCAGGTGGCGCGGCTCGTCGGCAAGGAACCCGCGGCGCTGGTCCCGCAACTGGAGCAGCCGGGCGCCATTCCCGCGCCGCCGCCGGCCATTGCGGCGGGCCTGCCCTCCGAGCTGTTGCGGCGTCGGCCGGATATTCTCGGCGCCGAGCGGGAGCTGGCGGCAGCCACGGCCGATATCGGCGTGGCGCGGGCCGATCTGTTCCCGCGCCTGTCGCTCAGCCTGGCTGTCGGCCAGCAGGCCCGCGCGATCGGCGATCTGGTGAGCGGGGACAGCACCCGGCTGCAGGGCGGGGGCGGTCTGTTCTGGCCGCTGTTTAACGGCGGGCGGGCGCGGGCGATGGTGCGTGCGGCCGATGCGCGCGCGCAGGCAGCGGCGGCCCGCTATGATGGCGCCGTGGTCGGCGCGCTGGCGGACAGTGAAGACGCGATCAATCGATTCGACCGCAGCGTTGAGGGGCTCGCCGCTGCACGCGAGACGCTGGCGCGGGAAGAGGCTGCCTATGCGCTGGTGTCCCGCCGCCAGGCCGCTGGCGAGGACGACCGGCTCGCCCTGGCGCGGGCCGCTCTGGCGCGCCAGTCCGCGATGCAGCAGCTGAACCGCGCGCAGGCGGGGGCGGTCCAGGCTGCGATTGCACTCCACAAGGCATTGGGAGGTGGCTGGACGTCCGAGTCGCAGGCCTCGATGGAACCCGACGGAGCGCGCTGA
- a CDS encoding HlyD family efflux transporter periplasmic adaptor subunit has product MTRQRLIVLIIVAVLLIAAVSTRGFGLLGRDDGPLTLYGNVDIREVDLGFRVGGRIAQIPVEEGQRVKQGMLLAELDRASIDSAVAQSDARVAQARAELLKLQRGSRPEDVAQAQARLAAAQAAARDAQRDYERRQPLVAPGAISRDVWESTVAMRDRANAQLAEAQAALTLVRTGARREDVEAARAAVQAAEAARKGVGTDLDDARLLASVDGVVVTRAREPGAIVAPGETVFTLAIDRPVRVRAYVAENQLGRIAPGMTVTITADGNPKSYSGIIGYISPRAEFTPKTVETSDLRTDLVYRLRIVVDHPDGKLRQGQPVSVAIADPAPTAKR; this is encoded by the coding sequence ATGACCCGCCAGCGCCTGATCGTGCTCATCATCGTCGCCGTCCTGCTGATCGCTGCCGTGAGCACGCGCGGCTTCGGGTTGCTGGGGCGGGATGACGGGCCTCTGACGCTCTATGGCAATGTCGACATTCGTGAAGTGGATCTCGGCTTCCGGGTCGGCGGACGGATCGCGCAGATCCCGGTCGAGGAAGGCCAGCGAGTCAAGCAGGGCATGCTGCTGGCCGAGCTGGACCGGGCCTCTATCGACAGCGCCGTCGCCCAGTCCGATGCGCGCGTGGCGCAGGCTCGCGCGGAACTGCTCAAGCTCCAGCGTGGCAGCCGGCCGGAAGATGTCGCCCAGGCGCAGGCCCGCCTTGCGGCGGCGCAGGCGGCGGCGCGCGATGCCCAGCGCGATTATGAGCGCCGCCAGCCGCTGGTCGCCCCGGGCGCAATCAGCCGCGATGTGTGGGAATCGACCGTCGCCATGCGCGATCGCGCTAATGCCCAGCTCGCCGAGGCGCAGGCGGCGCTGACCCTGGTGCGCACCGGCGCGCGGCGCGAAGACGTCGAGGCGGCGCGCGCGGCGGTGCAGGCGGCAGAGGCTGCCCGCAAGGGCGTTGGCACCGATCTCGACGACGCCCGCCTGCTCGCGAGCGTGGATGGTGTGGTGGTGACGCGCGCGCGCGAACCCGGCGCGATCGTGGCGCCGGGCGAAACCGTCTTCACGCTGGCCATCGATCGTCCTGTGCGCGTGCGAGCCTATGTGGCCGAGAACCAGCTCGGCCGGATCGCGCCGGGTATGACGGTCACGATCACGGCGGACGGCAACCCCAAGTCTTATTCAGGCATCATCGGCTATATTTCGCCGCGCGCGGAATTCACCCCCAAGACGGTGGAGACGAGCGATCTGCGCACCGACTTGGTCTATCGCTTGCGGATCGTCGTGGATCATCCGGACGGCAAGCTGCGGCAGGGCCAGCCGGTGAGCGTTGCCATCGCCGATCCCGCCCCCACAGCGAAGCGCTGA
- a CDS encoding ABC transporter permease: MPMLQLPARFTRLRAMIVKEIWALLRDPKSRIVLVLPPLIQLLIFTFATTLDVKNVDIGLVDRSGGGHAQELLQRIEGSPRFRDVIVLPSMAAMEEAIDEQKVLAALVIQEDFDQRLARGQSATLGLVLDGRRSNAAQIVAGYVNQIAAGYGAELAPISARMAGGSAVTHWYNPSLDYMWFTLPGLVALIISIAGIAITSQAVARERELGTFDQLMVSPMRVHEILIGMMVPPLLVGMVNGVLFLVVAQVAFGVPFTGSFLLFIIAMLFYQLALIGLGLLVSAMSMTQQQAFLGSFIVTVPLILLSGYAAPIENMPDWLQIITHADPVRYFLIIVQGLFLKAMPAAVVFHQLWPLGVIALVSLSAAAWLFRARME; encoded by the coding sequence ATGCCGATGCTACAGTTGCCTGCCCGGTTCACCCGCCTGCGCGCGATGATCGTCAAGGAAATCTGGGCGCTGCTGCGCGACCCCAAGTCGCGCATCGTGCTCGTGCTGCCGCCGCTGATTCAGTTGCTGATTTTCACCTTCGCCACCACGCTGGACGTCAAGAATGTCGACATCGGCCTCGTCGATCGTTCCGGCGGCGGCCATGCGCAGGAATTGCTCCAGCGCATTGAGGGCAGTCCGCGCTTTCGGGACGTCATCGTGCTGCCCTCCATGGCGGCGATGGAAGAGGCGATCGACGAGCAAAAGGTGCTTGCGGCGCTCGTCATTCAGGAGGATTTCGACCAGCGGCTGGCCCGAGGCCAAAGCGCCACGCTGGGCCTGGTGCTGGATGGCCGCCGGTCCAATGCCGCACAGATCGTCGCGGGCTATGTGAACCAGATCGCGGCGGGCTATGGGGCGGAACTGGCGCCGATCAGTGCGCGCATGGCCGGCGGCAGCGCGGTGACGCATTGGTACAATCCCAGCCTCGATTATATGTGGTTCACCCTGCCGGGGCTGGTGGCGCTGATCATCTCCATCGCCGGCATCGCCATCACCTCGCAGGCGGTGGCCCGCGAGCGGGAACTTGGGACGTTCGATCAGCTGATGGTCTCGCCCATGCGAGTGCATGAGATTCTCATCGGCATGATGGTGCCACCGCTCTTGGTCGGCATGGTCAATGGCGTGTTGTTTCTGGTGGTGGCGCAGGTTGCCTTCGGGGTGCCTTTCACCGGCTCCTTCCTGCTCTTCATCATCGCGATGCTGTTCTACCAGCTTGCCCTCATCGGCCTGGGTCTGCTCGTCTCGGCTATGTCGATGACGCAGCAGCAGGCGTTTCTCGGCTCGTTCATCGTCACCGTGCCGCTCATCCTGCTCTCCGGCTATGCCGCGCCGATCGAGAATATGCCGGACTGGCTGCAGATCATTACGCACGCCGATCCGGTCCGCTATTTCCTCATCATCGTGCAGGGCCTGTTCTTGAAGGCCATGCCCGCCGCCGTCGTGTTCCATCAGCTCTGGCCGCTTGGCGTCATAGCCCTCGTCTCTCTGAGTGCGGCGGCCTGGCTGTTCCGTGCCCGAATGGAGTGA
- the dnaA gene encoding chromosomal replication initiator protein DnaA: MGQHVNQQHFSSVADGIGPVDIGEQPEREALEQAWTEIRAGLRRAVGVRLFDQWIRPLRLGSFCAQSGTLDIEAPSEFAASYVSSNFATRIALAWRTTPVGVHDLRIVRASEAPETVPVTPRGFRPQESTARPGQSARALASSQDASTNRESAGRRAAQRFEPRHDFAGFMTDESNVLAASAAKAMAGATRPAFNPLFIHGPTGFGKTHLLHAIAQAYGETLGGSTGAPPREGAILYMSAERFMNEFVAAIRANDTFSFKARLREARMLLVDDIQFIAGKGPTQEEFLHTLNDLIDAGARIAIAADRPPQQLGSVDPRILSRLAGGLVADIQPAGLELRMKILEARREAVADIAVPDDVIALLAGAIRTSIRELEGAFNKLVAYAQLVDKAITTELAQSMLAESLRASHRRITIDEIQKLCAAHYRIDQSEMRSQRRARAVARPRQVAMYLAKKLTPRSLPEIGRVFGGRDHSTVIHAVKTIEAMRLDNPEMDADIRTLQKQLEG; this comes from the coding sequence ATGGGGCAACACGTGAATCAGCAACATTTCAGCAGCGTTGCCGACGGCATCGGGCCAGTCGACATCGGCGAGCAGCCCGAGCGCGAGGCGCTGGAACAGGCATGGACGGAGATCCGCGCGGGGCTGCGCAGGGCCGTCGGGGTTCGCCTGTTCGATCAATGGATTCGGCCGTTGCGGCTGGGCAGCTTCTGCGCCCAGTCCGGCACGCTCGATATCGAGGCGCCGTCGGAATTCGCGGCGAGCTATGTTTCCAGCAATTTCGCCACCCGTATTGCTCTGGCCTGGCGCACGACGCCGGTCGGCGTGCATGACCTGCGCATCGTTCGAGCCAGCGAAGCGCCTGAAACGGTGCCGGTCACCCCGCGCGGCTTCCGCCCACAGGAGAGCACGGCGCGTCCGGGCCAGTCGGCGCGGGCGCTTGCGTCCTCGCAAGACGCATCGACCAACCGCGAGTCGGCGGGGCGGCGCGCTGCGCAACGCTTCGAGCCGCGTCACGATTTCGCTGGCTTCATGACGGACGAGAGCAATGTGCTGGCGGCGTCGGCTGCCAAGGCCATGGCCGGCGCGACCCGCCCGGCCTTCAATCCGCTGTTCATCCACGGCCCGACCGGCTTTGGCAAAACGCACCTCCTCCACGCCATTGCGCAGGCCTATGGCGAGACGCTTGGCGGCAGCACCGGTGCGCCGCCGAGGGAGGGGGCGATCCTCTATATGTCGGCCGAGCGGTTCATGAACGAGTTCGTGGCGGCGATTCGCGCCAACGACACCTTCTCGTTCAAGGCCCGGCTGCGCGAAGCACGGATGCTGCTGGTCGACGACATCCAGTTCATCGCCGGCAAGGGGCCGACACAGGAGGAATTCCTCCATACGCTCAACGATCTCATCGATGCCGGTGCGCGGATCGCGATCGCCGCCGATCGGCCGCCCCAGCAGCTTGGCTCGGTCGATCCGCGCATCCTGTCCCGCTTGGCGGGCGGGCTGGTCGCCGACATCCAGCCTGCCGGCCTTGAGCTGCGCATGAAGATCTTGGAAGCGCGGCGCGAGGCGGTGGCGGACATCGCCGTGCCGGACGACGTCATCGCCCTGCTCGCCGGGGCCATCCGCACCAGCATTCGGGAGTTGGAGGGCGCCTTCAACAAGCTGGTGGCTTATGCCCAGCTCGTCGACAAGGCGATCACCACCGAACTGGCCCAGTCGATGCTGGCCGAATCGCTGCGGGCCAGCCACCGGCGCATCACCATCGATGAGATCCAGAAGCTGTGCGCGGCCCATTATCGGATCGACCAGTCCGAAATGCGCTCACAGCGTCGCGCGCGTGCCGTTGCCCGGCCGCGTCAGGTGGCGATGTATCTGGCCAAGAAGCTCACGCCGCGCTCGCTGCCGGAAATCGGCCGCGTGTTCGGTGGACGGGACCACAGCACGGTGATCCACGCCGTGAAGACCATCGAGGCGATGCGTCTCGATAATCCCGAGATGGATGCGGATATCCGCACGCTGCAGAAGCAGCTCGAGGGATGA
- a CDS encoding DUF4168 domain-containing protein — MKSSLLYTAALLLSGGIAVPAMAQDTAAPATAQPAAPASPASPAAPASPATPAAPATAAAPTSFTDAELVGFAKAAIQADKIQKDATVAADAKQEQMLAAVQSNGLTPARYNEIAQATRTNPDLVKKIQELASADMATQQPATANP, encoded by the coding sequence ATGAAGTCATCACTGCTTTACACCGCTGCGTTGCTGCTGAGCGGCGGCATTGCTGTGCCAGCCATGGCGCAGGACACCGCAGCGCCGGCCACGGCACAGCCGGCGGCCCCCGCGTCGCCCGCCTCGCCCGCAGCGCCGGCTTCTCCTGCCACGCCGGCCGCACCGGCCACGGCAGCGGCTCCCACGAGCTTTACGGACGCGGAGCTGGTCGGCTTTGCCAAGGCCGCTATCCAGGCGGACAAGATCCAGAAGGACGCAACGGTCGCTGCCGACGCCAAGCAGGAGCAGATGCTCGCCGCAGTGCAGTCCAATGGCCTGACGCCGGCGCGCTACAACGAGATTGCCCAGGCGACCCGGACCAATCCGGATCTCGTAAAGAAGATTCAGGAACTGGCCTCGGCCGACATGGCGACACAGCAGCCGGCCACCGCGAATCCCTAA